In the genome of Streptomyces globosus, one region contains:
- a CDS encoding DsbA family protein has protein sequence MQLSRRSVLAGVGAAVIVPAAAGCLPARWGSRADEGYTGPVAAALGTEGHTVVVGDPGAPVTVRVYEDPSCPGCAEFQTEGSGPRLRRMAAEGDVQVHYVLGSFLGNGSKRAVNALRASLDRGKFAELHEVLHRGQAAAKRRGGFTGGTLLSLASSVDGLRDAGFDEAVRTGTHRDFVEAADRAVSTSWIKATPALEVDGRPVGKGDQDVLDDPDALDRYLRRARQRSARG, from the coding sequence GTGCAGCTCAGCAGACGTTCGGTGCTCGCCGGTGTGGGAGCGGCCGTCATCGTGCCTGCCGCCGCGGGGTGCCTGCCCGCGCGGTGGGGCAGCCGGGCGGACGAGGGGTACACCGGGCCGGTGGCCGCGGCGCTCGGCACGGAAGGGCACACGGTGGTCGTCGGGGACCCGGGGGCGCCGGTGACCGTCCGGGTCTACGAGGACCCGAGCTGCCCGGGATGCGCCGAGTTCCAGACGGAGGGGAGCGGGCCGCGGCTGCGCAGGATGGCTGCCGAGGGCGACGTCCAGGTGCACTACGTCCTGGGATCGTTCCTCGGGAACGGGTCCAAGCGGGCGGTCAACGCACTGCGGGCCTCCCTGGACAGGGGGAAGTTCGCCGAGCTGCACGAGGTGCTGCACCGCGGGCAGGCGGCGGCGAAGAGGCGCGGCGGATTCACCGGCGGCACACTGCTCTCGCTGGCCTCGTCCGTGGACGGGCTGCGCGACGCAGGCTTCGACGAGGCAGTGCGCACGGGCACGCACCGGGACTTCGTGGAGGCGGCGGACCGTGCCGTGAGCACCTCGTGGATCAAGGCCACACCGGCCCTGGAGGTCGACGGGCGGCCCGTGGGCAAGGGCGACCAGGACGTCCTCGACGACCCGGACGCCCTGGACCGGTACCTGCGGCGGGCACGGCAGCGGTCGGCACGGGGGTGA
- a CDS encoding FAD-dependent monooxygenase has protein sequence MDAYGVAAAGSGAETGTEQRRGRPGREPAGSGVLVVGAGPTGLALACDLARRGVRPLVVERSAGLFPGSRGKGIQPRTLEVFEDLGVLGAVLDRGGPAPVGMAWKEGVRLGEHRMFEEVAATEQEPYAEPWLVPQWATQEVLLARLHELGGKVSFGTALTGMAQDGEGVTAELAVADGATRTVRARYAVGADGGRSTVRRLTGIGMTGERVDPVPLVVADVAIDSLDRDHWHLFAPAEDGSRGYAALCPLPRTGLFQFVGQYHGTRAEPAEDEVRALIAGLTHIRAEDVREVRWASDFTVNAALADRFREGRVFLAGDAAHIHSPAGGQGLNTSVQDAYNLGWKLAAVLHDGAPEALLDTYEQERRPQAAEMLGLSTRIHRGQDRRGAATRQLGIHLRESPLSRETRTGLPEGALVAGDRAPDGRRDGIRLFDLFRGPHFTLLAVDTDLPEEVPSLPHLRAARISAYAAYGRGLFLIRPDGHIAWAGRSAADAEELAGWAAWFATPVGRTAAPTPARL, from the coding sequence ATGGATGCGTACGGGGTGGCGGCCGCGGGCAGCGGTGCCGAGACCGGGACGGAGCAGCGCCGTGGGCGGCCGGGGAGGGAACCGGCAGGGAGCGGGGTGCTGGTCGTCGGGGCCGGGCCGACCGGACTCGCGCTGGCCTGCGACCTGGCGCGCCGCGGGGTGCGGCCGCTGGTCGTCGAGCGCTCGGCAGGCTTGTTCCCGGGCTCGCGGGGGAAGGGGATCCAGCCGCGCACGCTGGAGGTGTTCGAAGACCTCGGCGTCCTCGGGGCGGTCCTCGACCGGGGCGGGCCGGCGCCCGTCGGCATGGCGTGGAAGGAGGGGGTGCGGCTGGGCGAGCACCGCATGTTCGAGGAGGTCGCGGCCACCGAGCAGGAGCCGTACGCGGAGCCGTGGCTGGTTCCGCAGTGGGCGACCCAGGAAGTGCTGCTGGCCCGGTTGCACGAGCTGGGCGGCAAGGTGTCCTTCGGGACAGCGCTGACCGGCATGGCACAGGACGGTGAGGGGGTGACGGCGGAGCTGGCGGTGGCCGACGGGGCGACTCGGACCGTGCGCGCCCGGTACGCGGTCGGCGCCGACGGAGGCCGGTCCACGGTCCGCCGGCTCACGGGGATCGGGATGACCGGGGAGCGCGTCGACCCCGTCCCGCTGGTCGTCGCCGACGTCGCGATCGACTCGTTGGACCGCGACCACTGGCACCTGTTCGCGCCCGCCGAGGACGGCAGCAGGGGGTACGCGGCCCTGTGCCCCCTCCCCCGCACCGGGCTCTTCCAGTTCGTGGGCCAGTACCACGGGACCCGCGCCGAGCCCGCGGAGGACGAGGTCCGCGCCCTGATAGCCGGCCTCACGCACATAAGGGCCGAGGACGTCCGCGAGGTCCGCTGGGCCTCCGACTTCACGGTCAACGCCGCGCTGGCCGACCGCTTCCGCGAGGGCCGGGTCTTCCTCGCCGGGGACGCCGCCCACATCCACTCACCCGCAGGCGGGCAGGGGCTGAACACCAGCGTGCAGGACGCCTACAACCTGGGCTGGAAGCTGGCCGCGGTCCTGCACGACGGCGCCCCCGAGGCCCTGCTCGACACGTACGAGCAGGAGCGTCGGCCGCAGGCCGCCGAAATGCTCGGCCTGTCGACCCGGATCCACCGCGGCCAGGACCGCCGCGGGGCAGCCACACGGCAGCTCGGCATACACCTGCGGGAGTCGCCGCTCAGCCGGGAGACCCGGACCGGGCTGCCGGAGGGCGCCCTCGTCGCCGGCGACCGTGCACCCGACGGGCGGCGCGACGGCATCCGGCTCTTCGACCTCTTCCGGGGCCCGCACTTCACCCTGCTCGCCGTCGACACCGACCTGCCCGAGGAGGTGCCCTCGCTGCCGCACCTGCGGGCGGCCCGCATCAGCGCCTACGCGGCCTACGGCCGGGGACTGTTCCTCATACGCCCCGACGGCCACATCGCCTGGGCGGGCCGCTCCGCGGCGGACGCCGAGGAGCTCGCCGGCTGGGCGGCGTGGTTCGCGACACCCGTCGGCCGCACCGCCGCCCCGACACCGGCCCGGCTCTGA